The following proteins are co-located in the Triticum aestivum cultivar Chinese Spring chromosome 1A, IWGSC CS RefSeq v2.1, whole genome shotgun sequence genome:
- the LOC123043387 gene encoding RHOMBOID-like protein 3: MGSGNPWLAELQSRRGRAASCDDRQMASYKGGGDDELQQVVWIAGSGFAGTSVFCGQGWRLETSTWLHAGLIHLGTNMISLIFVGVRLEQQFGFWKVGLVYLFSGLGGSVLSVLFIRNGVSVGASGALFGLLGAMLSELITNWTIYTNRLAAMANLIIIAAINLALGILPHVDNFAHIGGFLTGFLLGFVLLIQPRFGWLEQPFGGKTKSKYTACQIVLLVIALLLAIAGLAVGLLMVFRWVNGNDHCSWCHYLTCVPTSHWKCDN, translated from the exons ATGGGGAGCGGCAACCCCTGGCTAGCGGAGCTGCAATCGAGGCGTGGTCGAGCTGCATCCTGTGACGACCGCCAGATGGCTAGCTACAAAGG gggcggcgacgacgagctGCAACAGGTGGTCTGGATTGCTGGATCTGGCTTTGCTGGAACAAGTGTTTTCT GCGGCCAGGGGTGGCGGCTGGAGACGAGCACCTGGCTGCACGCCGGCCTCATCCACCTCGGCACCAACATGATCAGCCTCATCTTCGTCGGCGTCCGCCTGGAGCAGCAGTTCGGATTCT GGAAGGTCGGCCTGGTCTACCTCTTCTCGGGGCTGGGCGGGAGCGTGCTCTCGGTGCTCTTCATCAGGAATGGCGTCTCCGTCGGCGCCTCCGGCGCGCTCTTCGGCCTCCTCGGGGCCATGCTGTCGGAGCTCATCACCAACTGGACCATCTACACCAACAGG CTGGCGGCCATGGCGAACCTGATCATCATCGCCGCCATCAACCTGGCGCTGGGGATACTGCCCCACGTCGACAACTTCGCGCACATCGGCGGGTTCCTCACCGGCTTCCTCCTCGGCTTCGTGCTGCTGATCCAGCCCCGGTTCGGATGGCTGGAGCAGCCCTTCGGCGGCAAGACCAAGTCCAAGTACACGGCTTGCCAGATCGTCCTCCTGGTCATCGCCCTCCTCCTAGCCATTGCAGG GCTTGCCGTAGGGTTGCTGATGGTGTTCCGCTGGGTGAACGGCAACGACCATTGCAGCTGGTGCCACTACCTTACCTGCGTCCCGACGTCACACTGgaagtgtgacaactaa